In the Gossypium arboreum isolate Shixiya-1 chromosome 10, ASM2569848v2, whole genome shotgun sequence genome, one interval contains:
- the LOC108460738 gene encoding vacuole membrane protein KMS1-like isoform X1, translated as MNLEMGSSKRVTSSQRMHRSIEDLRKRHRQELENLTLTTRPFKTLRLFILAIFEYFKQSIFYLFAKGGWLLLLNTLIATLGILLVTIEGPHEKHVEEASRYVRFGLWWIVLGVASSIGLGSGLHTFVLYLGPHIAFFTIKAMQCGRTDLKSAPYDTIQLKSGPSWLDKSCGEFGPPLFSSSQGSRVPISSILLQVQMEATLWGLGTALGELPPYFISRAASLSGGKFNAMEELDASSSKDNGVIATRLNQIKRWLLSHSQHMNFFTILMLASVSYNSLFSFHSPIFEQSKILMLLLTFCFKCILVCLCYPCVFFFCMCVKKCKPIPLRSCPHFWNVY; from the exons aTGAATCTGGAGATGGGGTCAAGCAAACGCGTGACTTCTTCTCAACGAATGCACAGGTCGATAGAAG ATCTTCGTAAGAGACATAGGCAAGAATTAGAAAATTTGACATTGACAACACGGCCTTTTAAAACATTAAGGCTTTTCATTCTGGCTATCTTTGAATATTTCAAGCAATCAATATTTTATCTTTTTGCAAAGGGCGGTTGGCTTTTGCTTTTAAACACTCTAATAGCAACTCTTGGAATTTTGCTTGTGACCATTGAAGGTCCTCATGAAAAG CATGTTGAGGAAGCTTCTCGGTATGTTCGGTTTGGATTATGGTGGATTGTACTTGGAGTTGCATCATCAATTGGTCTTG GATCTGGTTTGCACACTTTTGTTCTTTATTTGGGTCCTCATATTGCCTTCTTTACAATAAAAGCTATGCAATGTGGACGAACAGACCTGAAAAGTGCTCCTTATGATACGATACAATTGAAGAGCGGTCCTTCATGGCTGGACAAATCTTGCGGAGAGTTTGGGCCCCCATTGTTTTCATCATCACAGGGGTCAAGGGTTCCCATCAGCAGCATATTACTACAGGTGCAAATGGAAGCTACCTTATGGGGTCTTGGGACTGCACTTGGGGAGCTTCCTCCTTACTTCATCTCAAGGGCAG CTAGTCTATCAGGCGGTAAATTTAATGCTATGGAAGAATTGGATGCTTCCTCAAGTAAGGATAATGGAGTCATAGCTACCCGCCTGAACCAGATCAAACGTTGGTTGTTATCCCATTCCCAACACATGAACTTCTTCACCATTTTAATGCTTGCCTCGGTTAGTTATAATTCACTTTTTTCATTTCATAGCCCAATTTTTGAACAAAGCAAAATATTGATGCTTCTTTTGACGTTTTGTTTTAAGTGCATCTTAGTTTGTCTTTGTTATCCCTGTGTTTTCTTTTTTTGCATGTGCGTGAAAAAGTGCAAACCTATACCTCTGCGGTCATGCCCACACTTTTGGAATGTTTACTAA
- the LOC108460738 gene encoding vacuole membrane protein KMS1-like isoform X2, with the protein MNLEMGSSKRVTSSQRMHRSIEDLRKRHRQELENLTLTTRPFKTLRLFILAIFEYFKQSIFYLFAKGGWLLLLNTLIATLGILLVTIEGPHEKHVEEASRYVRFGLWWIVLGVASSIGLDLKSAPYDTIQLKSGPSWLDKSCGEFGPPLFSSSQGSRVPISSILLQVQMEATLWGLGTALGELPPYFISRAASLSGGKFNAMEELDASSSKDNGVIATRLNQIKRWLLSHSQHMNFFTILMLASVSYNSLFSFHSPIFEQSKILMLLLTFCFKCILVCLCYPCVFFFCMCVKKCKPIPLRSCPHFWNVY; encoded by the exons aTGAATCTGGAGATGGGGTCAAGCAAACGCGTGACTTCTTCTCAACGAATGCACAGGTCGATAGAAG ATCTTCGTAAGAGACATAGGCAAGAATTAGAAAATTTGACATTGACAACACGGCCTTTTAAAACATTAAGGCTTTTCATTCTGGCTATCTTTGAATATTTCAAGCAATCAATATTTTATCTTTTTGCAAAGGGCGGTTGGCTTTTGCTTTTAAACACTCTAATAGCAACTCTTGGAATTTTGCTTGTGACCATTGAAGGTCCTCATGAAAAG CATGTTGAGGAAGCTTCTCGGTATGTTCGGTTTGGATTATGGTGGATTGTACTTGGAGTTGCATCATCAATTGGTCTTG ACCTGAAAAGTGCTCCTTATGATACGATACAATTGAAGAGCGGTCCTTCATGGCTGGACAAATCTTGCGGAGAGTTTGGGCCCCCATTGTTTTCATCATCACAGGGGTCAAGGGTTCCCATCAGCAGCATATTACTACAGGTGCAAATGGAAGCTACCTTATGGGGTCTTGGGACTGCACTTGGGGAGCTTCCTCCTTACTTCATCTCAAGGGCAG CTAGTCTATCAGGCGGTAAATTTAATGCTATGGAAGAATTGGATGCTTCCTCAAGTAAGGATAATGGAGTCATAGCTACCCGCCTGAACCAGATCAAACGTTGGTTGTTATCCCATTCCCAACACATGAACTTCTTCACCATTTTAATGCTTGCCTCGGTTAGTTATAATTCACTTTTTTCATTTCATAGCCCAATTTTTGAACAAAGCAAAATATTGATGCTTCTTTTGACGTTTTGTTTTAAGTGCATCTTAGTTTGTCTTTGTTATCCCTGTGTTTTCTTTTTTTGCATGTGCGTGAAAAAGTGCAAACCTATACCTCTGCGGTCATGCCCACACTTTTGGAATGTTTACTAA